One genomic region from Metallosphaera tengchongensis encodes:
- a CDS encoding N-acetyl-lysine deacetylase gives MELEKELLKQKGKEVLKSLIEIYTPSGEEGKAVDVFERISNWFNLELRKSSSNSFYLGKGDILLASHLDTIKGFIPSKVTGEEIYGRGAVDAKGPLTSMILAGWIMNERGCSVQIAALSDEENKSSGARELVSSGSKYSHIIVGEPTNTTHIAIEYRGILRVGISCKGNPEHSSSSTSNVILNHIPAILEVSQLPSEYSTPSIVPTVIRGGDSPNVTPDKLYVHFDVRYPHGVTKEEIISKFARLFPNCEISVGESIEPVKVSSSTPIVRYLMRGLIKQGIKPSLVRKAGTSDMNILVSLTNNIATYGPGDSRLEHTDFERITLDEIYIATVTYVNALEEICLKH, from the coding sequence ATGGAACTCGAAAAGGAGTTGCTGAAACAGAAAGGAAAGGAAGTTCTTAAAAGCCTTATTGAAATCTACACACCTTCTGGCGAAGAAGGCAAAGCAGTTGATGTTTTTGAAAGAATTTCCAATTGGTTTAATTTAGAGCTCAGAAAGTCCAGTTCTAACTCTTTTTATCTCGGTAAAGGCGATATTCTTCTTGCTTCCCATTTGGACACAATTAAGGGGTTTATCCCGTCTAAGGTCACGGGAGAGGAGATCTACGGGAGAGGAGCTGTTGACGCAAAGGGACCGTTAACATCCATGATACTAGCAGGTTGGATCATGAATGAAAGAGGATGTAGTGTCCAAATAGCGGCCCTTTCTGATGAGGAAAATAAAAGCTCTGGAGCCAGGGAACTCGTCTCTAGCGGCTCTAAGTATTCTCACATCATAGTGGGCGAACCTACCAACACAACTCACATAGCCATTGAGTACAGGGGAATACTTAGGGTCGGTATTAGCTGTAAGGGTAATCCAGAGCACTCATCTTCCTCTACTTCCAATGTAATTCTGAATCACATACCTGCTATCCTAGAAGTATCACAATTGCCGTCCGAATATTCTACCCCTAGCATAGTACCGACCGTCATAAGGGGAGGGGACTCTCCTAACGTAACTCCAGACAAACTTTACGTTCATTTTGACGTCAGGTATCCTCATGGAGTAACAAAGGAAGAAATAATTTCAAAATTTGCTAGGCTATTTCCCAATTGCGAGATAAGCGTCGGAGAGTCTATAGAACCAGTTAAGGTTTCATCCTCCACCCCAATTGTGAGGTACCTGATGAGAGGGCTAATAAAGCAAGGAATAAAGCCCTCACTTGTGAGGAAGGCAGGTACAAGTGACATGAACATCTTAGTTTCACTTACAAACAATATTGCGACCTACGGACCTGGGGATTCTAGGCTTGAACATACTGACTTTGAAAGAATAACTCTTGATGAAATATATATAGCAACAGTCACATATGTCAATGCATTGGAGGAGATATGCTTAAAACATTAA
- the lysJ gene encoding [LysW]-aminoadipate semialdehyde/glutamate semialdehyde transaminase, which translates to MKLITFYGSRGLRIVKGEGQYVWDDKGRKFLDLHSGHGVAFLGHRNLKVVDYLKKQMDLIMTLTTAFDNDIRDEMLKELDSLKPDGMDNVFLLNSGTEAVELSMKIARKITGRKKFIAFKNSFHGRTMGSLSITWNKKYREPFEPLISPIDFLEFNSLEELKKLDDTVAAVILEPVQGEGGVIPAKPEFVKALREETERKGILLVSDEVQAGFGRTGKVWAYQHYGITPDLLTAGKAIGGGFPVSAVFMPDSIANKLGEGDHGTTYGGNPMAVAAVAASSKVLKEDNVPEQARIKGQTFMKMLREALEDFKSVREIRGLGLMIGVDLRLNPSTAIKVLQDNAVLSLKAGITTIRFLSPYMITNQDMELAVDGTRKGVAETERKGSS; encoded by the coding sequence ATGAAGCTAATTACCTTTTATGGAAGTAGAGGTTTAAGGATAGTAAAGGGAGAAGGCCAGTACGTCTGGGACGATAAAGGTAGAAAGTTTCTTGACCTACACTCTGGTCACGGTGTGGCATTTCTAGGACACAGAAACCTAAAGGTTGTGGATTACCTGAAAAAACAGATGGATTTGATAATGACTCTTACTACTGCATTTGACAACGATATCAGGGACGAAATGCTCAAGGAGCTAGACAGCCTGAAACCAGACGGAATGGATAACGTGTTTCTACTCAATAGCGGGACCGAAGCGGTGGAATTATCAATGAAAATAGCCAGAAAGATTACTGGGAGAAAGAAGTTCATTGCGTTTAAGAATTCGTTCCACGGCAGAACCATGGGTTCCCTGTCAATCACATGGAATAAGAAATACAGAGAACCCTTTGAACCCCTTATCTCCCCTATTGATTTCTTAGAATTTAATAGCCTAGAAGAATTGAAGAAGCTTGACGACACTGTCGCTGCGGTAATACTTGAACCTGTACAGGGTGAAGGTGGGGTAATTCCAGCTAAACCCGAGTTCGTGAAGGCACTTAGGGAAGAGACAGAGAGAAAGGGTATTTTATTGGTCTCTGATGAGGTACAGGCAGGGTTCGGAAGAACAGGCAAAGTTTGGGCTTATCAACACTATGGCATAACGCCAGATCTGCTTACTGCAGGGAAGGCCATTGGTGGAGGATTTCCGGTGAGCGCAGTATTCATGCCAGATTCGATTGCCAATAAGCTTGGGGAGGGAGACCACGGAACTACGTATGGAGGAAACCCCATGGCTGTAGCAGCTGTAGCGGCCTCATCTAAGGTTCTGAAGGAAGATAATGTTCCCGAGCAAGCTAGGATAAAGGGGCAGACATTTATGAAGATGTTAAGAGAGGCTCTAGAGGACTTTAAGTCAGTGAGAGAGATTAGGGGATTGGGACTAATGATTGGGGTTGATCTCAGGCTAAACCCTAGCACAGCTATCAAAGTTCTCCAAGATAACGCTGTGCTTTCCCTCAAGGCAGGGATAACGACAATAAGGTTCCTATCTCCATACATGATAACTAATCAGGACATGGAGCTGGCAGTGGATGGAACTCGAAAAGGAGTTGCTGAAACAGAAAGGAAAGGAAGTTCTTAA
- the lysX gene encoding lysine biosynthesis protein LysX gives MILGVSYDLLRWEERNLIEEAKKIGNKVYPLFTKDMTFLTSEDAWYQDVDAVIQRNTSHSRAVATSMLLESMNFRVYNDSLSLVRCENKIQTTFLLRSRGIPVPKTAIAFSRDKAMEMASKLGYPVVIKPVEGSWGRMVARAQDEDTLRSLIEYQEFTNLQYKTIYYIQEYVNKPNRDIRIFVIGDEAPVGIYRVNEKNWKTNTALGAIARPLKIDEELRDLALKVKEIIGGFFLGIDVFEDPERGYLIGEVNGVPEYKNTVRVNQFNVSGFLLNKLNEVIKK, from the coding sequence GTGATATTAGGAGTATCCTATGATCTCCTCAGATGGGAAGAAAGAAATCTTATTGAGGAAGCTAAAAAGATAGGGAATAAGGTATATCCTCTTTTTACCAAAGATATGACATTTTTGACCAGCGAGGACGCTTGGTACCAGGACGTGGATGCTGTCATTCAGAGGAACACCAGTCACAGCAGAGCGGTAGCCACATCCATGCTATTGGAGAGCATGAATTTTAGAGTATATAACGATTCGCTTAGTTTAGTTAGATGCGAGAATAAAATACAGACTACTTTTCTATTGAGGAGCAGAGGGATTCCAGTGCCCAAGACAGCAATAGCTTTCTCCAGGGACAAAGCCATGGAAATGGCAAGCAAACTGGGATATCCTGTGGTTATTAAACCAGTTGAGGGAAGTTGGGGTAGGATGGTAGCCAGAGCTCAGGACGAGGATACGTTAAGGAGCTTAATTGAATACCAGGAATTTACTAACCTTCAGTACAAAACGATATATTACATCCAAGAATACGTGAATAAGCCAAACAGAGACATAAGAATATTTGTGATTGGCGACGAAGCGCCGGTGGGAATATACAGGGTGAATGAGAAAAATTGGAAAACTAACACAGCCCTCGGTGCAATTGCAAGACCTCTTAAGATCGATGAGGAACTAAGGGATTTAGCATTGAAAGTTAAGGAGATTATAGGTGGCTTCTTCCTTGGTATAGATGTTTTTGAAGACCCTGAGAGGGGCTATTTGATAGGGGAAGTAAATGGAGTTCCTGAGTATAAAAACACGGTCAGGGTCAATCAGTTCAACGTGAGCGGATTTCTTTTAAACAAGCTTAACGAGGTAATAAAGAAATGA
- the lysW/argW gene encoding alpha-aminoadipate/glutamate carrier protein LysW — protein MVSLKCPVCGGEVQVDDNALPGEIVEHECGAQLEVFNDHGRLSLRLAEQVGEDWGE, from the coding sequence ATGGTTTCACTTAAATGCCCGGTCTGTGGTGGCGAAGTTCAAGTAGACGATAACGCATTACCAGGAGAAATAGTTGAGCACGAGTGCGGAGCCCAGCTGGAAGTATTTAACGATCATGGTAGACTATCTTTAAGGTTAGCAGAACAAGTGGGAGAGGACTGGGGAGAGTGA
- the lysM gene encoding HTH-type transcriptional regulator LysM, which yields MSEKIDEKDIKILEVLKKNARTPYTLIAKDLRVSEAAIRKRIEKLMKLGVIKRFTIDYELENEVKAIVMVKSTPQIPTPEISKKIAKTQGVETVYETTGDYDIIVVVRGINISSINRTIDEIRSIQGVMGTNSTIILRTWF from the coding sequence TTGAGCGAGAAGATTGATGAAAAGGATATAAAGATACTTGAAGTACTTAAGAAGAACGCCAGGACTCCTTACACTCTAATCGCAAAGGATCTTAGAGTTAGCGAAGCGGCGATTAGAAAAAGGATCGAAAAATTGATGAAATTGGGTGTTATCAAGAGATTCACCATAGACTACGAATTGGAGAATGAGGTCAAGGCGATAGTGATGGTAAAGTCCACCCCCCAGATACCAACGCCAGAAATTTCTAAGAAAATAGCTAAGACTCAAGGTGTGGAGACAGTTTATGAGACTACGGGAGATTACGATATAATTGTTGTTGTTCGAGGAATAAACATCTCGTCCATAAACAGAACAATAGATGAAATAAGGAGTATACAAGGTGTTATGGGTACAAACAGTACTATAATTCTTAGGACATGGTTCTAA
- a CDS encoding [LysW]-aminoadipate/[LysW]-glutamate kinase → MIVVKIGGRVIKNAFDQLIESILRFNGKLVLVHGGGDIVTEYTKRMGIEPMFVTSPEGIRSRYTSREELDIYVMVMGLINKNIVTRLTSKGKRTVGITGVDGGFITANRKKRIIIMDERGKKRIIDGGYTGKISQADPEILNHLLSLFEAVVISPIALDNEEGVPLNVDGDQMAFAVAKAARAEALLLLSDVDGVLLNGKVIDRLNREEARDLATKIGPGMNRKVLMASESIEAGVKRVIIGSGLIQDSINQALNGRGTVIS, encoded by the coding sequence ATGATAGTTGTAAAAATAGGCGGAAGGGTAATAAAAAACGCCTTCGACCAACTCATAGAAAGTATACTAAGATTCAACGGAAAATTGGTTCTTGTCCACGGTGGCGGAGATATAGTAACTGAATACACCAAAAGAATGGGAATTGAACCCATGTTCGTGACTTCACCTGAAGGAATAAGGAGCAGATACACTAGTAGGGAGGAGCTGGACATATATGTAATGGTAATGGGCTTAATCAACAAGAATATCGTTACCAGGCTCACCAGCAAAGGGAAGAGAACCGTGGGTATAACTGGAGTTGACGGAGGGTTCATAACAGCAAATAGAAAGAAGAGAATTATCATTATGGATGAGAGGGGTAAGAAGAGGATCATAGACGGAGGGTATACAGGTAAAATCTCGCAGGCAGACCCAGAAATTCTTAATCATCTACTCTCCTTATTTGAGGCGGTAGTAATTTCGCCCATAGCCCTAGACAATGAAGAAGGAGTTCCCCTTAACGTTGACGGAGATCAGATGGCCTTCGCTGTTGCTAAGGCTGCTAGGGCTGAAGCTCTTCTTCTCCTATCGGATGTGGATGGGGTATTACTGAACGGAAAAGTTATTGATAGGCTTAATAGGGAAGAAGCGAGGGATCTAGCGACGAAAATAGGCCCAGGGATGAATAGAAAAGTCTTAATGGCAAGCGAGAGTATCGAGGCGGGAGTAAAAAGAGTAATAATTGGCTCCGGTCTTATCCAGGATTCGATTAATCAAGCTCTGAATGGAAGGGGGACTGTTATATCTTGA
- the argC gene encoding N-acetyl-gamma-glutamyl-phosphate reductase: MIRAAVIGGSGYTGGELLRILATHPQVEVTTVTSREYAGKPISLIHPNLRGFYTINFTNFSMDKIGEKADVVFLGLPHGVSLNYVPKLLEMGLQVVDLSADFRLKNPEIYKYWYGIDHPYPDLLDKAVYGLPELHYEQLKGAKLIASPGCNATATILALAPIVKGDFTRDLRFISDVKVSSSEGGAKPSEGSHHPERQNAIRPYEADGHRHAAEAEQELSILSGKDVKVSIIPHAISSVRGALASAHVWLDTERNDMDIWKGIAEFYKGKRFIRIIRGGIHPYPDPKYIIGSNFADIGFANEKRLKRLTIFSAIDNLMKGAAGQAVQSFNISRGFREDEGLRTPPLRPA; this comes from the coding sequence ATGATTCGAGCTGCTGTAATTGGAGGTTCGGGTTACACTGGCGGCGAATTATTAAGAATATTAGCAACCCATCCACAAGTTGAAGTCACTACGGTAACGTCTAGGGAGTACGCTGGTAAGCCCATATCCCTAATTCATCCTAATTTAAGGGGATTCTATACAATAAACTTTACCAACTTCTCGATGGACAAGATTGGTGAAAAGGCGGACGTGGTTTTCCTTGGCCTACCTCACGGAGTATCGCTCAATTACGTCCCTAAACTATTGGAAATGGGTCTCCAAGTTGTGGACCTGAGCGCTGACTTTAGGTTAAAAAACCCTGAAATTTACAAGTACTGGTATGGAATAGACCATCCTTATCCTGATCTATTAGACAAGGCAGTCTACGGGCTTCCAGAACTCCATTACGAACAACTTAAGGGAGCTAAGCTGATTGCTTCTCCAGGCTGTAACGCTACTGCAACTATACTGGCACTTGCCCCAATTGTAAAGGGAGATTTCACAAGGGATTTAAGATTCATCAGTGACGTGAAGGTTTCCAGCAGTGAGGGAGGGGCCAAACCCTCTGAAGGGAGTCATCACCCTGAGAGACAAAATGCCATTAGACCCTATGAAGCCGACGGTCATAGACATGCTGCCGAGGCTGAGCAGGAGCTCTCAATACTATCAGGGAAGGACGTTAAGGTGAGCATTATTCCTCATGCCATTAGTAGCGTGCGTGGGGCCCTAGCGTCAGCCCATGTTTGGTTAGATACAGAAAGGAATGATATGGATATTTGGAAGGGAATAGCTGAGTTCTATAAGGGTAAGAGATTCATTAGAATAATTAGAGGTGGGATTCACCCATATCCAGATCCTAAATATATAATTGGAAGCAACTTTGCTGATATAGGATTTGCAAATGAAAAGAGATTAAAAAGACTTACAATATTTTCAGCAATAGATAACTTAATGAAGGGAGCTGCAGGACAGGCTGTTCAGAGCTTCAACATATCCCGTGGTTTCAGGGAAGATGAAGGTTTGAGAACTCCACCATTGAGGCCTGCGTAA
- the cedB gene encoding DNA import protein CedB, protein MKPKSLLARKTIAKEWYFKVFTKFMDLERYAPYVMLLLPILLTIIFRNLLFILILILIFILMIATGNIKLSGISLSQFRVKRLQNRSIEKGTLITDKESMSFIVVEDVPFDYRDMSESSLKTSINAFHKVTNVGTQIDMILRKRYIDLRSYTNKVLNKIQNLRIIVENDPSNARAKKEMELLQSLLSKIDEGERPFSYQLVLVIHGKSKEEARSLGEVVMRGLESLGIKSRFADVREIEEIINLSTYSLRREGFPSQIPFITPFSVDKTPKIEMWSKGIYLGKDMTRNTSVFWNVEAMENGHLLVIGPTGSGKTEFLISLGIMMSFNYRIPILFFDSKGDIKSRLKKYGYNFRVLNPFFLSLNLLNSPYVPPSVKPLFLEKVIGVTFRLNREERAILFTSLNRLVSSKEKSRVSWDVLLEDPEISERFSLRRVIEIIKIFENDGPSLIDAVYNGINVVDLTQLKDETLRRFVTYSFISMLYSKYSLSVDQGLRIALVVDEAWSVLRDEEDYGIIGDLIKRGRGHGISLLMATQNIQDLGNNTDVFMENFGVLCFMNNGDKEFWNGIVKRYSNILDADVENRLTFMGRGEMLVRFLGDPRPILVSHKRLAGGSLEN, encoded by the coding sequence ATGAAACCCAAATCCCTCCTGGCAAGGAAAACTATCGCTAAAGAGTGGTACTTTAAAGTTTTCACTAAGTTCATGGATCTTGAAAGATACGCACCTTACGTCATGCTCCTGCTTCCTATTTTACTAACAATAATCTTTAGAAATCTATTATTTATTCTTATTTTAATTTTAATATTTATTCTAATGATTGCAACAGGAAACATTAAACTCTCCGGTATATCTCTATCACAGTTTAGGGTAAAACGTCTGCAGAATAGGTCCATAGAGAAGGGCACCCTAATAACAGATAAGGAGTCCATGAGCTTCATTGTTGTAGAGGACGTTCCCTTTGATTATAGGGATATGTCTGAGAGCTCCTTGAAAACTTCAATTAATGCATTTCATAAAGTGACAAATGTAGGGACACAAATTGATATGATTTTGAGAAAAAGATACATAGACCTACGATCATATACTAACAAAGTCCTAAATAAAATACAAAATCTAAGAATCATAGTGGAGAACGATCCTTCGAACGCTAGAGCAAAAAAGGAGATGGAGTTACTACAGTCACTGCTTTCAAAAATAGATGAAGGAGAAAGACCCTTTTCTTATCAATTAGTCCTAGTTATCCACGGGAAGAGTAAGGAGGAGGCCAGAAGTCTTGGAGAGGTAGTGATGAGGGGGCTTGAAAGTTTAGGCATTAAATCGAGATTTGCTGACGTTAGGGAAATAGAGGAGATCATTAATCTCTCAACCTATTCGCTAAGGAGAGAAGGATTCCCTTCCCAAATTCCTTTCATTACTCCATTCTCCGTTGATAAAACCCCTAAAATTGAGATGTGGAGCAAAGGAATATATTTGGGAAAGGACATGACCCGAAACACCTCGGTATTTTGGAACGTGGAAGCGATGGAGAACGGGCACCTCTTGGTCATAGGTCCCACAGGATCAGGAAAAACTGAGTTCCTGATTTCGTTGGGGATAATGATGAGCTTTAATTACAGGATTCCCATTCTGTTCTTTGATTCGAAGGGGGATATTAAATCTCGTCTCAAAAAATATGGTTACAACTTTAGAGTACTGAATCCGTTCTTTCTTTCCCTGAATCTACTCAACTCTCCTTACGTACCCCCCTCCGTGAAACCACTATTCCTAGAGAAGGTTATTGGAGTGACTTTCAGGCTCAACAGGGAAGAGAGAGCCATATTATTCACATCCCTTAACAGACTCGTAAGTAGCAAAGAGAAAAGTAGAGTTTCTTGGGACGTCCTCCTGGAAGACCCGGAAATAAGCGAGAGATTCTCGTTAAGAAGGGTCATAGAAATAATAAAGATATTTGAAAATGATGGGCCCTCCTTGATAGATGCTGTCTATAATGGCATTAACGTAGTCGATCTGACGCAGCTGAAGGACGAGACGCTCCGTAGATTTGTAACGTACTCTTTCATTTCGATGTTATATTCCAAGTACTCTCTGTCCGTGGATCAAGGCCTGAGGATAGCACTCGTCGTGGATGAAGCTTGGTCAGTCCTTCGGGACGAGGAAGACTACGGTATCATAGGAGATCTAATTAAAAGGGGGAGAGGTCACGGTATATCCCTACTGATGGCCACTCAAAATATCCAAGATTTAGGTAATAACACAGATGTGTTTATGGAGAACTTCGGAGTCTTGTGCTTTATGAATAACGGAGACAAAGAATTCTGGAACGGAATTGTAAAAAGGTACTCGAATATCTTAGACGCTGATGTGGAGAACAGGCTAACATTTATGGGTAGAGGTGAAATGTTGGTTAGATTCCTAGGAGATCCTAGACCTATCCTAGTTTCCCACAAGAGATTAGCTGGAGGCTCTCTCGAGAATTGA
- a CDS encoding FAD/NAD(P)-binding protein: MDVIIGAGISGLVAATTRESVVLEEQHEVGGVYLVDEVSNIKIPGLPPFVEREKEILEIFPSAVIDELSLIVETVDDIHLKEKVCQRCLSLPSWLRPRKVLMIRNMSELFNSLKSKVKIIRGYPVKISGNVLFSNRAPLEFKTLVNTGSRQRLDRIIGINENLDSIGCLIVTFTADKGLHSWDVLEYGKSSTIFSHIFRLNLSDELDVYYVYSFYNKNKLPDVERVMQDLKRAGVVVRQNIYSMRAKYIQECILMGEKRKERPQYVRDCGRLGLWENLSLSDAIGSALEC; this comes from the coding sequence GTGGACGTCATAATAGGAGCTGGGATTTCAGGTTTAGTCGCTGCGACCACAAGGGAATCTGTAGTCCTTGAGGAGCAACACGAAGTAGGGGGAGTTTATTTAGTTGATGAGGTATCCAACATAAAGATTCCAGGCCTACCCCCTTTCGTAGAAAGGGAGAAGGAGATTTTAGAGATATTCCCCAGCGCAGTTATAGACGAACTGTCTCTAATAGTTGAGACGGTAGATGATATCCACTTGAAAGAAAAAGTATGCCAAAGATGCCTTAGTCTACCGTCCTGGTTAAGACCTAGAAAAGTATTAATGATACGAAACATGTCGGAACTCTTTAACTCCCTCAAGAGTAAAGTTAAGATAATTAGAGGCTACCCGGTTAAAATTTCAGGAAACGTCCTCTTTTCCAATAGGGCTCCATTAGAGTTCAAAACCTTGGTCAACACCGGTTCGAGGCAGCGGCTTGACAGGATTATTGGTATAAACGAGAACTTAGATAGTATAGGTTGTCTCATAGTAACGTTTACTGCCGACAAAGGCCTACACTCATGGGATGTGCTAGAATACGGAAAATCCTCCACTATCTTCTCTCACATTTTCAGGCTTAACCTCTCGGACGAATTAGATGTTTATTACGTTTACAGTTTCTATAATAAAAACAAGTTGCCAGACGTTGAAAGAGTGATGCAAGACCTAAAAAGAGCAGGGGTAGTTGTTAGGCAGAATATATACTCCATGAGGGCAAAATACATTCAAGAATGTATCTTGATGGGTGAGAAGAGGAAAGAGAGACCCCAATATGTAAGAGACTGCGGTCGCTTAGGTCTATGGGAGAACTTAAGTCTTAGTGACGCGATAGGTTCAGCCCTTGAGTGCTAA
- the hxlB gene encoding 6-phospho-3-hexuloisomerase, whose amino-acid sequence MGSSSINLSLTFKTMYDIAEFIMRATSQVSSEQAGKMIETLVDLYNRKDGKVLVMGAGRSGLVGKAFAMRLLHLGYNPYVLGETIVPAIGEKDVTIAISGSGRTKLIVTAAEAAKDNKATLIAITSYHDSPLGKLADVVVEVPGRTKYSTNEDYFQREILGVREPLAPMGTLFEDTAQVFLDGIVAELMVKLKKSEDDLRRIHANIEL is encoded by the coding sequence GTGGGCTCATCGTCCATTAATCTTTCTCTCACCTTTAAGACCATGTATGACATAGCCGAGTTCATAATGCGCGCAACCAGTCAGGTGAGTTCTGAACAGGCTGGGAAGATGATCGAGACTCTAGTTGACCTTTATAACAGGAAAGACGGTAAGGTCTTGGTGATGGGGGCGGGAAGGAGCGGTTTAGTGGGGAAGGCATTTGCAATGAGGCTACTCCATCTTGGCTACAATCCCTACGTTCTCGGTGAAACAATAGTTCCTGCCATAGGGGAGAAAGATGTGACCATAGCAATCTCTGGTTCCGGGAGAACTAAGTTAATAGTCACTGCAGCCGAGGCAGCTAAGGATAATAAGGCTACCTTGATAGCAATCACTAGCTATCATGACAGCCCTTTGGGTAAATTGGCAGACGTGGTAGTTGAAGTTCCGGGGAGGACTAAGTACTCGACTAACGAGGACTATTTCCAGAGGGAAATATTGGGTGTCAGGGAACCCCTAGCTCCTATGGGTACACTTTTTGAGGACACAGCCCAAGTTTTTCTTGATGGAATTGTTGCCGAATTAATGGTTAAACTGAAAAAATCTGAGGATGACTTGAGGAGAATTCACGCTAATATAGAGCTCTAG
- a CDS encoding class I fructose-bisphosphate aldolase, which yields MSGLEIRLKRLFSRGKAFVVALDHGLVMGPLKGIENAMGVVKSIGNYPDALQMTPAMLKVVEENFYSRSSPMLIARLDTANVWRDARKYDQGYYSLVYGVREAIRAGADAVVTYLVVGYGDDRVEGYNLEQLAKARNEANDYGIPFIIEPLFVRKEITDSMKEASVVKYVSRLASEIGPDILKVDYTGDKVGFASVVEASFAPILIRGGPKTSNDLEFLKMLRDAIDAGASGITVGRNLWQSQNPTLVAQAVSKIVHDRMDPENALNIIKQK from the coding sequence ATGAGCGGGTTAGAAATAAGGTTAAAGAGACTATTCAGCAGGGGGAAAGCCTTCGTGGTCGCTTTGGACCATGGTTTAGTAATGGGCCCTCTTAAGGGAATAGAGAACGCTATGGGTGTAGTGAAAAGTATAGGGAATTATCCTGATGCCCTTCAAATGACTCCTGCTATGTTGAAGGTCGTTGAGGAAAACTTCTACTCAAGGAGTAGCCCTATGCTTATAGCCAGGTTAGATACGGCAAATGTCTGGAGAGATGCGAGGAAGTACGATCAAGGCTACTACTCCTTGGTCTACGGAGTGAGGGAAGCTATAAGGGCAGGCGCAGACGCGGTGGTTACTTACCTCGTTGTTGGCTACGGTGATGATAGAGTTGAAGGTTATAACTTGGAACAACTGGCTAAGGCAAGAAATGAGGCCAACGATTATGGAATACCTTTCATTATTGAGCCCCTCTTCGTAAGAAAGGAGATCACAGACTCCATGAAGGAGGCTAGCGTGGTGAAATACGTGTCCAGACTTGCGTCTGAGATAGGTCCTGATATATTGAAAGTGGATTATACGGGGGATAAGGTTGGATTTGCTTCTGTTGTAGAGGCGAGTTTTGCACCGATCTTAATAAGGGGAGGTCCAAAGACGTCTAATGATTTAGAATTCCTCAAGATGTTGAGGGATGCAATAGACGCTGGTGCATCGGGTATAACAGTTGGAAGGAATTTGTGGCAATCACAAAACCCAACCCTGGTTGCTCAGGCTGTTTCCAAAATTGTCCACGATAGGATGGACCCCGAAAACGCCTTAAATATCATTAAGCAAAAATGA
- a CDS encoding transposase, producing MLLFLGLSLSQPKDERVVSIGLGINMLATVTLDICTALSYRGFSVKADYFYFQKKIAELDRLKAAFLSLVPLT from the coding sequence TTGCTTCTGTTTCTCGGACTTTCTCTATCTCAGCCTAAAGACGAGAGGGTAGTGTCCATAGGCTTGGGCATCAACATGTTAGCAACTGTTACTCTGGACATATGTACCGCTCTGTCCTACCGTGGCTTCTCCGTAAAGGCGGACTACTTCTATTTTCAGAAGAAGATAGCCGAATTGGACAGACTAAAGGCTGCATTTCTGTCTCTTGTCCCTCTCACGTAG
- a CDS encoding CBS domain-containing protein gives MEEVVRDYMKSEVISVEKGASLKEITKIMTEKNVGSVIITEKGKPIGIITERDVVRAIGSGKDLNTLVENVMTASLITVREDSPITGALSLMRTYNIRHLPVTNNDGKLTGIISIRDVAKALDDMFEP, from the coding sequence ATGGAAGAGGTAGTCAGGGACTACATGAAAAGTGAGGTCATTTCTGTAGAGAAGGGGGCTTCCCTTAAGGAAATTACAAAAATCATGACCGAAAAGAATGTAGGTTCCGTAATTATAACCGAAAAAGGGAAACCTATAGGAATAATCACTGAAAGGGATGTTGTAAGAGCCATTGGTAGCGGAAAGGATCTCAACACCTTGGTTGAAAACGTAATGACGGCTTCACTGATAACAGTGAGGGAGGACTCTCCCATAACAGGGGCTTTAAGCCTAATGAGAACCTACAACATAAGGCATTTACCGGTTACCAATAACGACGGCAAACTCACGGGTATAATTTCCATAAGAGATGTCGCAAAGGCCCTGGACGACATGTTTGAACCATGA